ATGGTATACGCTGGAGAAAGATAGCCTTTGATTCAGATAAGGGGGATTTTTGCCGGAGAAAACAAGCACGTTACAATAATCAATTCAGATGGAGTCACAGAAGGATACATAGCCAAAGGAGCTGATATTATTGTGGATGCAGCTCAAACCGGAAATTCTCTTGAGGAGTATGGTTTGAGGGAGCTTGAGCAAATTATGGAATCAAGCGCAGGGCTGTATGCAGGGAAAACGTGTACAGGATGGAAAGAGCAAAAGGCGCATCAGATCTTTG
This portion of the Candidatus Nanoarchaeia archaeon genome encodes:
- a CDS encoding ATP phosphoribosyltransferase — protein: MIQIRGIFAGENKHVTIINSDGVTEGYIAKGADIIVDAAQTGNSLEEYGLRELEQIMESSAGLYAGKTCTGWKEQKAHQIFEMLKGTVNAKTYSDLEFNVPDSNLGQLVESLSREGMFADEPTISRGKDFSAV